Within Quercus lobata isolate SW786 chromosome 5, ValleyOak3.0 Primary Assembly, whole genome shotgun sequence, the genomic segment GTCCCTATGCCTTACTTTGTTGTTGTAGTGTTTTGCCATGAGATTCTGATAACGCGCCAACCTTTGCTCTGCTGCCGCCCTGACTTCGTCCAAAAGGTCAAGCTAGAGGCGTATAGCCTCTTTGTTCTTGTCTTCGTCGTAGCTCTCCACCTGGTAGCTCGTGAGCCCCACTTCTGTGGGAATGACAGTTTCGGTTCCATATGCAAGTCGAAATGGTGTTTCTCCAGTGAGTGTTCTTGCTGTGGTTTGGTATGCCCAAAAGATGCTTGGTAGTTCGTTCGGCcagataccctttgccccctcgagatgggtcttgattatcttgagcaaggatcggttcgtgacttctaCTTGCCCGTTCACCTGTGGGTGTACGGGTgacgagtagtgattcttgatccctagcTCCGAGCAGAAGTCTTTGAACGCGCTGTTGTTGAATTGCTTACCGTTGTCAGAGACCAGTACTCTGGGTATCCCGTACCTGCATATGATATTTCTCCAGATAAAACTTCAGATGTTTTTCTCCGTGATGGTGGCTAAGGCTTCCGCCTcgacccacttagtgaagtagtctatgccATCGGGAATGGGCCCATAATATCAAGTCCCCATTATGCGAACAACTAGGGTGCCGTCATAGGTGTCAGTTCTTCGGACGGTCGCCTGAtgaaattgctgaacctctggcatttgtcgcaggaCTGGACATAGGCTTGCACATCCTTCATCATTGTAGGCCAGTAGTATCCAACTCGGATCAACTTGTGTACAAGTGATCGTGCGCTCGAGTGGTTTCCGCAAATACCCTCGTGTACTTCTCTTATCACGTAATCTGCTTCCTCTTGGCACAAACACCTCAGGTACGGTCGAGAGAAACATCTTTTATATAAAACATCCTTTATTAGCACGAACCGTGATGCCTGGACCTTCAGCTTTCTTGCGGCTCCCTTCTCGTCTGGTAACACCCTAGTCTTTAGGTAGGAGACCAATGGCGTGGTCCAGTTGTATTCAGAGTTTACCACCTGCATATTTGTTCCGTCATCGATAAGTGAGGAGATTTGAACGAATGATAATACCTGTTCGGGAACCAGCATGAATTCGGCTGACGCAGCTTTTGCTAGGTGGTCGGCCCATTTGTTCTCTTCCCTTGGGATCTGAATGAATTCGACTTCGAGGTCGCTGATTCGGTATTTCACTTCTTCTAAATACCTTTTCATTCTATCATTCTTGCACTCGTAGTCGCCATTGATCTGACTCGTCACCACTTGTGAATCGTAGTGGACAACTATGTTTTCTGCTCCCACGGCCTTTACAAGGTCTAGCCCTGCCACCAAGGCTTCACACTCTGCCCGTTGTTGGTTGTGGGGAAATCCAGTCGAATCATACATTGTATCTTGTCCCCCTGCGGAGTTTGGATCACTACCCCGGCTCCTCCAGCTCGTCTATTTAAGGATCCATCTGTATAGATACTCCAttgttctttctcttcctccacCTGGCCTTCCCCGAGAGTGAACTCGACGATGAAATCAGCTACTACTTGCCCTTTTATGGCCGTCTGTGGGGCAGTATTGGATGTCAAATTCGCTCAGCTCTATTGCCAACAAAACCATTCTTCCTGCTGCGTCTGGGCTACTCATGGCTTTTCTCAGTGGCTTGTCCGTTAAGACAACAATTGTATGCGCTTGGAAGTATGGCTTAAGTCTTCACGCGGTTATTACCAACGCGAAAGCCAACTTCTCCATCTGAGGGTACCTCTCTTCTGCTCCTCGGAGTGCTCGGCTGGTAAAGTAGACGGGGTTCTGGGATCTGTCCTCCTCTCTCACCAAAGCTGCGCATACTACGGCTTGTGAAATGGCTAAATATAGGTAGAGTTCTTCGCCTGGCGTGGACGGACTGAGCAACAGTGGAGACGAGAGATACGCCTTCAAGTCATTAAATGCCGTCTAGCATTCATTCGTCCACTCAAATGATTTCCTTAGAGTGCGGAAGAATGGTAAACACCGGTCCGTCGCCCTTAAGACAAACCTGTTTAGAGCTGCGATATTTCCATTTAAACATTGGACCTCCTTAACCATCCTTGGTGGTTCCAACTCCATTATGGCCCGCACCTTCTCTGGTTGACctctattcctctttgggacaccatgaaacCCAAGAATTTTCTAGCTGTCACTCCGAATGCGCACTTgtttggattcagcttcatgttgAACAATCGGAGCGTATCGAATGTTTCCCTGAGGTCGTCTAGGTGATTAACTTCATGCAGGCTTTTTACCAACATGTCGTCAACATAAACCTGTATGTTCCTGCCAATATGAtgtgcaaacatcttgttcattagcctttggtatgttgccccagCATTTTTgagtccaaaaggcatcaccttttAGCAGAATAATCCCTGGCTTGTGACGAAGGAGGACTTCTCTTGATCAGATTCATCCATCCTGATTTGGTTGTAGCTGAAGAAAGCGTCCATAAAGCTTAGGAGCAGGTGTCTTGCAATTGAATCCACCAGGGTATCTATCCGTGGGAGTGGGTAGCTGTCtttggggcaagccttgttgaggtctgtgaaatccacgcacatccTCCAGTTTCCATTGGCCTTTTTAACCATAATGACGTTTGCCaaccagtcgggatagtatacttcccGAATGAAACCTGCTTCCAGTAACTTTCGAACCTCCTCGGCTATGGCCTTGTCCCACTCCTGGGCGAAGACTCGTTTCTTTTGCCAGATTGGAGGGAATGAGGGTGACACATTTAACTTGTGGACCATGATTGAGGGGTCGATTCCTGGCATGTTTTCATGACTCCAGGTGAAGACGTCTTGGTTATTTCTGAGGAAAGTCGTGATCGTTTGGCGCACTGGCCAATTGGCTAGAGTGCCAATTTTAGTCGTCCGTTCAGGTTGCGTGTCGTCAAGTCTTACTTCTTCTAGCTCTTCAACTGGCTCTGCTAATGCTTGCTACTTTCCGATATACATCGTTTGCTGTTGATCCTCCATTTCTAACATGACAATATAGCATTCCTACGCTGCTATTTGATTTCCCCGCAGTTCTCCCACCCTATATTCCGTCGGGAATTTGATCATCAGGTGGTAAGTTGAAGTTAGCACCTTCCAGGAGTTGAGAGTGGGTCGCCCGAGGATGGCATTGTAGGTAGACGAGCAGTCAACTACGAGAAACGTTACTTCCTTTATGATCTGCTAAGGATAGTCACCCACCGTCACAGCTAGTGTTATTGCACCCAAGGGGAACACCTTCGTTCTCCCAAATCCCACGAGTGGGGCATTCATTGGGGTCAACCGTTCCTTGTCAATtctcatttgctggaatgctGGATAGTACAGGATGTCTGttgagctgccgttgtcgacaAGGACCCAATGCATATTATAATCCCCTATTTGCAAGCTGACCACAAGTGCGTCGTCATGAGGATGGTGAAGTCTCCGGGCATCATCCTCTGGAAATCCTATGATGGGGTTATCGATTCGCGGCATCTTAGGTACGGATCCTGTGAGTTGGACGTTATGGACCATCCTGAGGTAGGTTTTGCGGGCTTTCTTGGAAGATCCGGCTGCGGTTGTGCCCCCTACGATCATTCTTATGTCCCCTATAGGTGGTCTAGGGCGCTCGTTCTCCCTTCGTGGGGCCTGTTCCTCCGGCATATCGGTTCTTTCCCTGCTAACGAACCTCTGTAGCTTTCCCTTACCTGATAAGGGCCTTAATCTGCTGTTTCAGGTCGTAGCAGTTGGCTGTGTTGTGCCCGTGGTCTCGGTGAAAGCGACAATACTTGTCCCTTGGCCTTTTGTTGGGATCTCCCTTTAATTTACCAAGAAACGTCAATGCTCTttcatctttgatttgcatcaaTACTTGATCAATTGGGGCGGTTAATGGGGTGAAATTAGTGAACTTTCTAGTGGGGGGTCTAGGGCGCTTTTCATCTTATTGATCCCTGATTCTAGCAACCTTTCGCCCCCTATCTTGTCACGTGTCCTCCTTCCTCTCCCTCTTCTTAGGCTTTTCCTCGCGGGTTAGCaatgcatcttctgcattcatgtatTTGGTAGCTCTATAGAGCACATCCGTCATGGTCTTTGGGTCATTcttgtataaagaaaacaagaacCTACCCTTCCGTAGCCCGCTCGTAAATGCAGCTACGAGTATCTTATCGTCAGCTTCGTCAATTGAAAGGGCTTCTTTGTTGAAACGAGTTATGTAGGCCCGCAGTGTTTCATCTTCTCGCTGCTTGATGCTTATTAAGCATGCGGTGGACCTTTTGTACCGATGTCCGCCTATGAAGTGCGAGGTGAACTAGGCGCTCAACTCCTTGAAAGTATTGATGGAGCTTGGTGTCAACCTACTGAACCAAACCCTCGCAGGGCCCTTCAACGTGGTCGGGAATGCCCTACACATAATCTCGTCTGGtaccccttgaaggtgcatcaaggtcttgaAAGTCTCTAGATGATCGagggggtccttgaccccgtcgTAGCTTTTGATCTGGGGCATCTGGAACTTTGATGGCAGGGGGAATGAGTTGACGGACATGGTGAATGGTGAGTCGGTTCTGTTCACTAGGTGGTCGAGATCAGTGgatactcgtcccttgagggcattcatcatgacctccatctactccttcatcgcctgcatctctgcGATAACAGGCGGAGGGGCAAAATCCATGAGAGATGGAAGGCTTATGTTTTGCCGCTCTGGTCGGCTTGGGGCGTTGCTGCCCTCTGGCCTCTCTTGGTTCCTCTGTTCGGCACTGTTACCTTCTTGGTTTTCCTCCTGAGGGTTAGGTCCTGCATCCCTTTGGCGTAGCTGCTCCTCCAGATCCTGGTTCTGCTTTGTGAGTCGTTCTACTGCTGCCATGAGAGTCTGGACCTGTCTCTCTAATGAAGTAGATCTTGGTGGCTCGTCTTCTTGAACGTTGTTAGTGGTAGCCATcaagcgagtgagtaccatgcgACTCTTATGTCCCGGAGGCGATAGTCTGGCTAAACTCTTTGCgtttcccacaaacggcgccaactaatgatgccgtaaaatcaccagtgagctacacgatccACGCTCACTCAAACTAacaacctgcaagaagaaagaagtgatctcgccgagggcaccggtgtggtgtcggccaaataccctccgacggtcaagttagaattgttctaaactctagagtgctagagagggtaaatcatgcgtaccttgatttgtgagggtattggggcttttatagtagtaggctGACCTCTCCTCTTtgatgtagaagtcttttctttataggaatcctcttgagtaattccaaacgtgatggacaagacatttccttgtagagtggATTTTCCATTAACGTACGTATCTTCTGGAATGCTCTTTGCGCTAGGTTTCTGATTTCCTTGGAGACTCTACGTGTGCAACAAGAATCTGGAATCACTCTAGGCCCTGGGCTCAACTGTTGCCGGCCTATGGGCTTGGATCTGTCAGGCCCAATGTGGTGAAAGTCCATCATACTAAATTTTGCcccttcatatatatatatatatatatatatatgggtttaaACAATAAGGAAATAGCTGGCCTTCCAATCCTCCCCACCCTTTTAAATTTCATCCTCATTTCGCAAGGTAGCTGCCCTGCCCCTGAACCTCACCCCTTGTGAATTAGTCCTGTCCCACCCTAAACTTGttacaattgttttttatttttatttatttcagaTTTTAGAAAACCCGttacaacaaaaataacaacaaacttGTTGCAATAATATAAATCATACTTGaaactaaaattaaattgatCACGTCAAATCAAACTAGTTTTTATTAAAGACTCaataatataatctaaaatatttcataagaaaaaatcacaataaaaataaatttttttttttttttttttatatccaaGCATTTAAATACTTCATAATAAAACAAACCCTATGGTATTTTgtgaaatattaataatacatagttatttttgtaaatatatgcGGGGCAAGGTAGCCTAAATTTATCCCTACCTTGGTCCAAATTCACATGGGATGGGGTAAGTCAAGGCGAGTTGGAGGGGGGAGAAGCAAAATTACCATCCCTAATTAATAATTGGAAAGACACTAGAATCTAACCTTCTTAGTGTAATTATTTAGTATTTCAAGAGCAAAGTAAATATATGCTTCTCTTTCACATAATAGTGAGtcatactaattaaatttatagtaaaaatcACTATTTATGTGGAgtggggtgggggtgggggaagGCACACATTCATTGTTCTAAACGAAATAAAAGTAGTTgattcattttattgttgtcaAGATTTAAAATTTCCACTATCATACATTTTCTAGTGTATGTACATATATATTCATCTAACTAAAGTTTGATAAGGGGTTTATTTGGCAGTGGTAAGAAAGATAAACATATCAATTTGGAAATATCTTTGTCAAGgtacaattctctctctctctctctctctctcacatatttGGGGAAAAAATCATCTCCATTTGCTTTAAAATGAAGAGAATAattgtcaaaataataatattaataattaatttaagagagtttttttttttttaattttttatgataagATTTACTTTTCCATGAATTTAAAATATAGAGCCTATTTTGTGGTGAGATTTACTTTGTCATGATGAATTTAGAGGGGTAGGTTCTGTTAAATCATggttctcaaagaaaaaaaaaaaaatctgttacATCTATAAAATTTAATTCCACTCCATAAAATatgacaatttatttatttattaaatacaaatatgatataattttaagAGTTCGTTTCAtgatcatttaattttttatgtaggcAAAATTTGAACTTCGGATATTTTAtttggtataaaaaaataattaattttaaatgaccggatattttattaatcttttaactttcatgaaaaaataaatctccCCATTGAAATGGAATCTCTCCCATTCAAATCAAATCAGATCAAATCCTTATACTCTCTTTAAATGAGTATCTGACTCACATCATGGACTTTCACAGTTTGGCCAATGATGGAAggaatttataaagaaaagagaaagcatGAATCAGCTTTCAAACTCGCCAAGTTGCTAATAGCAGAAGATCATTCTTGGAAACTAAGTAGTCAAAAAGAAGACACTGGGAAGACCAATCCAATGGGTGACATAGCACCCCCGAAGCCGGAAAAATCTGAAAATCTCGAAGGGACTACTCTTACCCCGTTGCTTATAGCAACAAGCACAGGAATAGTAGAAATTGTTAAGGAGATACTTAAGAGTGTATCCCCAGGCGGTTGATCACGTAACTCCCGATAAGGGCTGGAACATACTGCATGTAGCCATTAGCCATCGTCAATTGGAAATCTTTCGCATTGTAAGGAAGATGGAAATACCAATGGCCAGGTTAGTTCGACGGATTGATGAGGATGGGTACACCATCTTGCACCATGTTGGAGTCATGGAGTATTACACCGGTGGTACCGTGCCTGGTCCTGTTCTCCAATTACAAGAAGAGCTCCTATGGTTTGAGGTATGCCGTATGCCCTTCTTGTTTATGGTACTTAcccatatataattttcattatttcaaaattaatatcatggtgatctttttttttttttttgctaaacaataTCATGGTGATCTAATTTATTCTACAATGCcgtcattttattttctaacaTTTGGTTCGGTGAATCTAATATGGTCCATGGTACTTGGTATTTTGATACTTGGTATCAATGTAACTATTCCcatatttgatttgattataAATGTGCGAAAGACTTCCAAGAATACTAGATCGATCATCAAATTCGGTTTATTTCTTCAAGTTCAGAATTATAATGTCAAGCAATGTGTACAAAGACTTTGTCCCatcatcaataattttaaaatgttattacTGCTCTTTGCCCATACATATCACATAGTTAAATCCATTAtactaattattaataaatattaacaCAAGGTCTAAATTGTTATAGATTCATGTCTCGGAGCTTATTTGTGAAAATTGAAAGTTTATGAGCCCAATTACATTTTCCAAGTGCTACTTGTAATAGAATCctcaatttaaatttaaaatacaaactTAATTAAACCTAGAATGTTTTGTAGCACCTACTAGAACTCCACTATTTTAGGTATGATACGTTTCTTAGTTCAGTTTTTTTGAGACCATAATAATGTGGCACTCTTTCCTATCACATAATAGCGAgttttactatttaaatttatgttagaatttattatttatgtagGAGGAAGGAATACCACTTTACTAGACtaagtacttaataattttttgttatgtaTGATCTAGTGTATTCACCTTGACCAATGCATGTCATTATTGCAaacttaatatatattaaaagcttACAAAACTTCCTTGATAATGAAAGTAATTGGTGCTATGCGCTAATAGTTTTGTAGCTCAATAATAAAGGTGCTTCACTTTGAGAGATTGAAGGAATAAATAATCtcatacattgtttgatttaTGTGTATCAATCTTATacatatctttatttatttatttattttttgcagcgTGTTCAGAAGATAATACCCTCCCATTACGAGATGCACCGTTGCCAGATTAAGCAAAAGACCGCTCAAACCCATCAATttgatcttgaagctcaagctGCTGAAATCCATCATGTCGCTCAACCCACTGAAGCCTCTCAAAATATTCCTCCAATCCATGAAATCTCTGAATTATCGCCTCTAATCCCTCAAACTGCTCAAGATAAACAATTTCAAGAAATGCATGCAAGAATTTTGAAGGAAGTACAAGAATTACTGAAACGGACCTCTCAAATCACTGAAGCCTCTCAAACTGCTCAAACCGCTCAAGAGTTATTCGAACAAAGCCATGCAGCACTTTTAAAGGAGGCACAAGAATGGCTAAAACGAACCTCTGAGGCTTGCTCTGCTGTTGCTGTTCTCATTGCCACTGTTGCCTTTGCAGCTGCTTACACTGTCCCTGGAGGTTCCAATCAGGACACTGGGGTTCCCATTCTACTACACGATCCTTTCTTCTTGGTTTTCACTGTCATGGATGTTCTCTCCCTCGCAAGCTCTTTGACTTCTGTAGTCATGTTCCTTTCTATCCTCACTTCACCATTTGAGCTCCAAGATTTTCGTCACTCTCTTCCTCAAAAACTTACACTCGGCTTcaccttcctcttcttctcagTGGCAGTGACCATGCTTGCTTTTGCGGCAACAATTATACTCATCATTCATTTGAAGAAACGGTGGACTACTACGCTTATTTATACTGCAGCATTTCTTCCAGTCTCTGTTTTCGCATTGTTGCAGTTCCCTTTGTATGTTGCGTTTATGAGTACAGTGAGGTTCTCTTGGAAAGTGATTAGGAGCGTTCTTCCTAGCTGTTTCCTCCCAAGTCGATTTAAGAACACTACTACGGGCTCTATTTACAAGAACCTCTGAATAGGGGCGGAGCTACActtatataagtttataaagAATCTAATTTCATTAAACAGGTTAACATTAAAAACGATAATTTCCTTGCTTTTGGGGCAACaatatattgttattgtttATATCGTTAAACATGTTAACATtaaaaatgatcataaatataatttattgcaacaatattttttattgcaataacTTATATCATATCTTATTGCAACAAAtcaatttattgcaataaaGTGTTGCATCGGAATTGTTTGTTGCGATAACTTATTTATTGCAATGAAATgctattgcaacaaaaattttgttccgATAATTTATTGCTATAGACTTTATtgcaacataaatttttttgcaatagagcttttttcttgtagtaatggccatcccaaaatttttaaaaaaacttcctactaatgtatatatattttacaattctttttaaataatagaCCTTAAAATTAATAGTTGGCCCCTCCAAAAATAAGAGCTGTCCTTgcaaaaaatgaatagaaaaactAATCGTTGGGTTTCAAAAAATAGTTGTTAATAATAACAAACTATCCATCTTGTAACCAATAACACTACTAgttctttttagtttttcccCTCTTAATTGGTAAGTTTTGGTTAATGAGTtcaaaaagtaagtttttaataaaagaaaatttcttttggagttattttatttgggagtaaaccttttattgttgttgttaagtTTCAAATTGTTTGTCAATACATgatttagtgtgtgtttggcattggcttaaaaaactaactttttttactatttagcttatttttgctactattcataggtcctattgcactttttagtactatttatgagtctcaatttactatttcagctacattttagttttatctacaatattttcagcaaaatgttttcagtttcagctaaataaattgtttccaaACAGACACTAATTAGTCACAAAATGTTAAATGAAAATGGATGCGGCTTGTGTCTAGTGAAAGTTATCATTGGACACGTTGGATTGCAGACACGTATCTACTTTTGGACATGTGTTCGAATCTTGACATGTCCAGCGATAACTTTCATTGGacatgaaagttcaaatagtgtataaaacatctttgaacgtttagatccccaaatacaaaataaccaattcaaactttatgacaaacaactaatatgcggaaaatgaacataaccTATAAACAGAATTAGAAATCagtctaagccaattaaaaatcacatctacagcagaaaataaaaggcaaagataaagggaaggatgattcaaacacaaggacaacataCGATGTGTTATcggaagaggaaaccgaagccctcagcgtaaaacctctctgccgctctccaagcggtaagtagtccactagaaaatgtagttgggatacatgaacagcaatagacccttcaagcctaatctactcagtgtacctaagccctccaagctttttgctccaacgaggttctgtcaaacttatttcttttataacttcccggattctgctacttgaccatagcatcaaccaatgcagattggttccttcctaactgcttcccagaacaccaaacagtcATTTCACATTAAttgatatggtgagaaaatgttttggtaaaaagacctctcaagggtttaacaatggagaggaagagagttgaggaatttgaagagtctcttatgtgaagattgtagatgaatcaatcttgttttactctagggtttctctctcaaaattctctctggaagctctctttcttttgtgggcataaggggtatttatactggggtgagaatggaatttgaagagtcaggattttcaaaatagggctggcttgggcttgggcttgcggcttgactgagttgcgagaTCTAGCCATgagataacagaacggccagttgtcctattttgtactatagtgctccagctagcatgacgcttcaacttctagcatgcttggcatgtgtgctgcttctggcggcttgaagtcGTGAGTCACCCATTAGATCCAGTCGtgtgtctctattttcttgcacactcttgagcatttcaacacTTTATCTCattcactacccttacaacaattccagctaaatacagggttactaaatgctgaaatacaagcaaatttggtatggaataaagccaataagatggttgattaaactcaaccttacaatctccccctttggctatttcgtgacaaaaccctaaaacatacTCCAGagttaacatgtgagttgggaacagttgaacaaaactcactcacatctaactctagaaactgtgaagctcttgaatcatatgaacatgaaactcctgaaacacaacaatacaccatgactATTATATGCAGAAagacatgaaatgcatatgaaacaggcaatatgtgatcaagcaaagatggagttaagaaacaaaccatagCTTGATCAACCAAGCAATCAGTACAAGGTAATGACCACAATGCttattcacacttggaatgaacacttgaacaaacaagctaacaagctcaatgcaagtcacttgcatgcccaacactcaaccaatgtacaagacactaagtatatgcatctaggaacaatcctataAGGGCACAaaagtgacagtacttaacaagaaaatgcatgacatttagttaaaagtactgatttaacaaagtataaaaggctgtataaagcatggtacagatcataaagcctacagataaataatataaaccctaaaagcttacaaaagcaacatgggcacAAACCAAATTATATAATGgataacatcaacaatatatatatatatatatatatatataaagtaaaccaagtttcaaaaccatCCAAGAGATATGAGTTTTAACTAAACATAAACCATAACCAACAAAGTTTCAAAACCATAGAGACAACTTTAAtccaaaacataaacataattaaCAAGATAGACACTGTTTCTGATTGCTTCCCCTCAACATagtactccccctcaagagcttcttcaaaagaaaaacttctccccctttttgatcggaatggccaaagggtcactgccCATGATGTGTGGTGAAGCAGTCAAATTTTGCTGAGAGAACATCAagctagtcctgcatggctgtTATCCTCTCAGACTGCACGGTCTGAACCTCTTTGATtccatcaagtctttccagaatgaCCTGAAATGCATCTGGAGGTATATCTGAAGAAGCTGATACTCTAATCTTCTTCCCACTTCTTTTGGGTGTTGAAGTTAAAGCCTGACCTACTGCCTCTGCCtctgcctcagtctccattgggataCACTCTCCTttatcaccttcatcttcttcacctggaagacaaacacttatccttttgaagGTT encodes:
- the LOC115991040 gene encoding ankyrin repeat-containing protein NPR4-like: MARLVRRIDEDGYTILHHVGVMEYYTGGTVPGPVLQLQEELLWFERVQKIIPSHYEMHRCQIKQKTAQTHQFDLEAQAAEIHHVAQPTEASQNIPPIHEISELSPLIPQTAQDKQFQEMHARILKEVQELLKRTSQITEASQTAQTAQELFEQSHAALLKEAQEWLKRTSEACSAVAVLIATVAFAAAYTVPGGSNQDTGVPILLHDPFFLVFTVMDVLSLASSLTSVVMFLSILTSPFELQDFRHSLPQKLTLGFTFLFFSVAVTMLAFAATIILIIHLKKRWTTTLIYTAAFLPVSVFALLQFPLYVAFMSTVRFSWKVIRSVLPSCFLPSRFKNTTTGSIYKNL